A genome region from Taeniopygia guttata chromosome 5, bTaeGut7.mat, whole genome shotgun sequence includes the following:
- the NKX2-8 gene encoding homeobox protein Nkx-2.8, with translation MATSGRISFTVRSILDLPEQDANSIKQASDHRHSAENYTGSPYRGWIETDRNHYPSSDESGPEMSLPDSTQRSLPARGSEAEEKKKKRRVLFSKAQTLELERRFRQQRYLSAPEREQLARLLSLTPTQVKIWFQNHRYKMKRARSEGPGSPQPRPPALLRRVVVPVLVRDGEPCRGCPASPPAPTARPKLGCALAGCSAQAALALQGYRACPPAAALGVFPAYQHLAHPAVVSWGW, from the exons ATGGCCACATCTGGGAGGATCAGTTTTACAGTGAGGAGCATTTTGGATTTACCAGAGCAGGATGCTAATAGCATAAAGCAAGCTTCTGACCATCGCCACTCAGCCGAGAACTACACCGGATCGCCGTATCGAGGGTGGATAGAAACAGACAGGAATCACTATCCCT CTTCCGACGAGAGCGGCCCGGAGATGAGCTTGCCCGACTCCACCCAAAGGTCGCTCCCCGCCCGCGGCTCGGAGGCcgaggagaagaagaagaagcgGCGGGTGCTCTTCTCCAAGGCGCAGACGCTGGAGTTGGAGCGGAGGTTCCGGCAGCAGCGATACCTTTCGGCGCCCGAGCGGGAGCAGCTGGCCCGGCTGCTCAGCCTCACCCCCACCCAGGTGAAGATCTGGTTCCAGAACCACCGCTACAAGATGAAGCGGGCGCGGAGCGAGGGCCCCGGCAGCCCCCAGCCGCGCCCGCCGGCCCTGCTGCGCCGGGTGGTGGTGCCGGTCCTGGTGCGGGACGGGGAGCCCTGCCGCGGCTGCCCCGCCAGTCCACCGGCTCCCACGGCGCGCCCCAAGCTGGGCTGCGCCCTGGCGGGGTGCAGCGCCCAGGCCGCCCTCGCCTTGCAGGGCTACCGAGcctgcccgcccgccgccgccctcgGCGTCTTCCCCGCGTACCAGCACTTAGCGCACCCCGCCGTCGTCTCCTGGGGATGGTGA